The Allochromatium tepidum genome has a window encoding:
- the pmbA gene encoding metalloprotease PmbA has product MPILTTEDTAERLARLQQIIEDLLKEAKRQGASAAEASVGGSAGLEVAVRLGEVETVEHTRDNGLGVTLYFGRRKGSASTSDLSPAAVRDAVSAARAIAQHTQDDPCAHLAPPELMATEIPDLDLCHPWAIEVEQAIELAIACEDAARAHDPRIVNSEGASLSTHLGLHVAGNSHGFHGGYPTTRHSLNCAVIGQDGELMQRDYWWTTARAAADLDSARSVGERAAERTVARLGARRLGTREAPVLFRAEVATGLLRSLVSAINGTNLYRRSSFLLDHLGKRIFPEFVRIYEQPHLLRGLSSAPYDGDGVATRAKDLVRDGVLQTYVLDTYSGCRLGMPTTGNAGGVRNLAIEMGDLDRAALLREMGTGLMVTELMGHGVNPVTGDYSRGASGFWVENGEIRYPVEEITIAGNLKQMFAGLVAVGNDCDFSGSIRTGSWLIDRMTIAGE; this is encoded by the coding sequence ATGCCCATTCTGACCACAGAGGACACCGCCGAGCGTCTGGCCCGGCTGCAACAGATCATCGAAGACCTGCTGAAAGAGGCCAAACGTCAGGGCGCCAGTGCCGCCGAAGCCTCGGTCGGCGGCAGTGCCGGACTGGAGGTCGCGGTCCGGCTCGGCGAGGTCGAGACGGTCGAGCACACGCGCGACAATGGTCTGGGCGTCACGCTCTATTTCGGCCGGCGCAAGGGTTCGGCCAGCACCTCGGATCTCAGCCCGGCCGCCGTGCGCGATGCCGTCAGCGCCGCGCGTGCCATCGCCCAGCACACCCAGGACGACCCCTGCGCCCATCTGGCCCCGCCCGAGCTCATGGCCACCGAGATCCCGGACCTGGATCTCTGTCATCCCTGGGCGATCGAGGTCGAGCAGGCGATCGAGCTGGCCATCGCCTGTGAGGACGCGGCGCGCGCTCATGATCCGCGCATCGTCAATTCCGAAGGCGCGAGCCTCTCGACCCATCTCGGCCTCCATGTCGCCGGCAACAGTCACGGCTTCCACGGCGGCTATCCGACCACGCGCCACAGTCTCAACTGTGCCGTGATCGGCCAGGATGGGGAACTGATGCAGCGCGATTACTGGTGGACGACGGCGCGTGCCGCCGCTGATCTGGACTCGGCGCGCTCGGTCGGCGAGCGGGCGGCCGAACGGACCGTGGCGCGTCTTGGTGCGCGTCGGCTCGGCACGCGCGAGGCGCCGGTGCTGTTCCGCGCCGAGGTCGCGACCGGACTCCTGCGCAGTCTGGTCTCGGCCATCAACGGCACCAATCTCTACCGGCGCTCCAGCTTTCTGCTCGACCATCTCGGCAAGCGGATCTTCCCCGAATTCGTGCGCATCTATGAGCAGCCGCATCTGTTGCGCGGGCTCTCCAGCGCGCCCTACGACGGCGACGGCGTGGCCACGCGCGCCAAGGATCTGGTGCGCGACGGCGTGCTCCAGACCTATGTGCTCGACACCTATTCGGGCTGCCGGCTCGGGATGCCGACCACGGGCAATGCGGGCGGGGTGCGCAATCTCGCCATCGAGATGGGCGACCTGGATCGCGCCGCGCTCCTGCGCGAGATGGGCACCGGGCTGATGGTGACCGAGCTCATGGGCCACGGCGTCAATCCGGTCACGGGCGACTACTCGCGCGGTGCGTCCGGCTTCTGGGTCGAGAACGGCGAGATCCGGTATCCGGTCGAGGAGATCACCATCGCCGGCAATCTCAAGCAGATGTTCGCCGGACTGGTCGCGGTCGGCAACGACTGCGACTTTTCGGGCAGCATCCGCACCGGCTCCTGGCTGATCGATCGAATGACGATCGCCGGGGAGTGA
- a CDS encoding MraY family glycosyltransferase, whose protein sequence is MTGWHVIPDHRGRSSGGWSKRWPRRPDPEPRASPLCPLAVCHRRFVRYHAAEIGIALAMIGATFGFLRFNSNPAQIFMGDTGSQFLGFGTAVLIILVTQRFDTVYGQLIPALILGIPVLDTAMVMIRRIRAGLSPFRPDRSPCSGWCMVCCCVSIVAPWRNRGAPWTGSICPS, encoded by the coding sequence ATGACCGGCTGGCACGTCATACCGGATCACCGGGGGCGGTCAAGCGGCGGCTGGAGCAAGAGATGGCCAAGACGTCCTGATCCGGAGCCTCGCGCCTCGCCTTTGTGCCCCCTGGCTGTCTGCCACCGGAGATTTGTTCGGTATCACGCGGCGGAAATCGGCATCGCGCTGGCCATGATCGGCGCGACCTTCGGTTTTCTGCGCTTCAACAGCAATCCGGCCCAGATCTTCATGGGCGACACCGGCAGTCAGTTCCTGGGTTTCGGCACGGCCGTACTCATCATCCTGGTCACGCAGCGTTTCGACACCGTCTATGGCCAACTGATCCCGGCGCTGATCCTGGGCATCCCGGTTCTGGACACGGCTATGGTCATGATCCGGCGCATCCGGGCCGGTCTCTCGCCGTTTCGGCCGGATCGCTCGCCCTGCTCTGGCTGGTGCATGGTCTGCTGTTGCGTGTCGATCGTTGCGCCCTGGCGGAATCGAGGGGCGCCTTGGACAGGATCCATCTGTCCATCCTAG
- a CDS encoding MBL fold metallo-hydrolase RNA specificity domain-containing protein yields MRVKPKTVILVHGDTDAKHALQHALQQRLPQTEVVIG; encoded by the coding sequence ATGCGGGTCAAGCCCAAGACGGTCATCCTCGTCCATGGCGACACAGACGCCAAGCACGCCCTGCAACACGCCCTACAGCAGCGCCTACCCCAAACCGAAGTGGTCATCGGTTGA
- a CDS encoding NAD-dependent epimerase/dehydratase family protein, with the protein MLIVALKSKKQFHESSQCLTDPVPVSTEPYAIAKIAGIKLCESYNRQYGTDFRSVMPTNLYGPGDNFDLNDSHVLPALMRKLHEARVAGASTVTVWGSGTPRRELLHVDDMAAACVHVMGLAPEVWRAHTDPRCSHLNVGTGVDVSIAELARLVAEVVGFEGEIVFDASKPDGMPQKLLDVERLRGLGWAARIALADGIRQTYRWFLENQGRLRL; encoded by the coding sequence CTGCTGATCGTGGCACTGAAGAGCAAAAAACAGTTTCATGAGTCATCCCAATGTCTAACGGATCCTGTCCCCGTATCTACCGAGCCGTATGCCATCGCCAAGATCGCCGGGATCAAGCTGTGTGAGTCCTACAACCGTCAGTACGGGACGGATTTTCGCAGTGTGATGCCGACCAACCTCTATGGGCCGGGCGACAACTTCGACCTGAACGACAGTCATGTGCTGCCGGCGCTGATGCGTAAGCTCCATGAGGCGCGGGTCGCGGGGGCGTCGACGGTGACGGTCTGGGGCAGCGGTACGCCGCGACGTGAGTTACTGCATGTCGACGACATGGCGGCGGCCTGTGTGCATGTGATGGGGCTGGCGCCCGAGGTCTGGCGGGCGCACACGGATCCGCGCTGTTCGCATCTGAACGTCGGGACCGGGGTCGATGTCAGCATCGCGGAGCTGGCGCGGCTGGTGGCCGAGGTGGTGGGGTTCGAGGGCGAGATCGTCTTCGATGCGAGCAAGCCCGACGGCATGCCGCAGAAATTGCTCGATGTCGAGCGTCTACGCGGGCTGGGTTGGGCGGCGCGGATCGCGCTGGCCGATGGGATTCGGCAAACCTATCGGTGGTTTTTGGAGAACCAGGGGCGGTTGCGTCTTTGA
- a CDS encoding PIN domain nuclease, with product MKFGAVQNPETDTLDRLLGEVPVLIGDLILTEVLQGFRSDSDYRQAHELLDGLDCRWLGGRRVALSAANNYRFLRARGITIRKVIDVIIGTYCLLEDLPLLHSDRDFDPMERLLGLKVYRTGVAPWN from the coding sequence ATGAAATTCGGAGCAGTACAGAACCCTGAAACCGATACGCTCGACAGGTTACTCGGCGAGGTTCCGGTACTCATCGGCGACTTGATCCTGACCGAAGTCTTGCAGGGGTTTCGATCGGACTCGGATTATCGCCAAGCACACGAGTTACTCGATGGCCTCGATTGCCGTTGGCTTGGGGGTCGCCGGGTCGCATTGTCCGCTGCAAACAACTATCGATTTTTACGAGCACGCGGCATCACGATTCGCAAGGTCATTGACGTCATCATCGGCACCTATTGCCTGCTCGAAGATTTGCCCCTCCTGCACTCGGATCGAGATTTCGACCCCATGGAGCGTCTTCTTGGACTGAAGGTGTACCGGACAGGCGTAGCGCCATGGAATTGA
- the serB gene encoding phosphoserine phosphatase SerB, whose protein sequence is MSEIVLINVTGEDRPGITAALTAILARYRVPILDIGQSTIHNALALGLMVELPRTGSDCGVFKELLFSAHTLGLDIRFTPIAADDYEGWVHEQGRPRHILTLVGREIEAEHIARVSAVVAERGLNVDRIARLTGRISRRERLPAALASVELSVRGAVPDLTELHGALLALGRVLDVDISVQEDDIFRRNRRLVCFDMDSTLIQTEVIDELAAAAGVGAEVAAITEAAMRGELDFKESFRRRMALLKGLDESVLAGIAERLPITEGADRLIATLKRLGYRVAILSGGFTYFAEHLQRRFGIDYVYANRLEFRDGKLTGEVSGEIVDGARKAELLREIAAREGIRLEQVIAVGDGANDLPMLAIAGLGIAFHAKPIVTEQARHAIATVGLDAILYLLGMRDRDVEALA, encoded by the coding sequence ATGAGCGAAATCGTCCTGATCAACGTCACCGGCGAGGATCGTCCCGGCATCACAGCGGCGCTGACCGCCATCCTTGCCCGCTATCGGGTGCCGATCCTGGATATCGGCCAGTCGACCATCCACAACGCCCTGGCGCTGGGGTTGATGGTCGAGCTGCCTCGGACGGGGAGTGATTGCGGGGTGTTCAAGGAACTGCTGTTCAGCGCCCATACGCTGGGGCTGGATATCCGCTTCACGCCCATCGCCGCCGATGACTACGAAGGCTGGGTGCACGAGCAGGGCCGGCCGCGCCATATCCTGACCCTGGTCGGACGTGAGATCGAGGCCGAGCACATCGCGCGCGTGTCGGCGGTGGTCGCCGAACGCGGGTTGAACGTCGACCGCATCGCGCGTCTGACCGGGCGCATCTCGCGGCGCGAACGTCTGCCGGCGGCGCTGGCCTCGGTCGAGCTTTCGGTGCGCGGTGCCGTGCCCGACCTGACCGAGCTGCATGGTGCATTGCTGGCGCTCGGGCGGGTGCTGGACGTCGACATCTCGGTCCAGGAGGACGACATCTTCCGCCGCAACCGGCGGCTGGTGTGCTTCGACATGGATTCGACGCTGATCCAGACCGAGGTCATCGACGAGCTGGCGGCGGCGGCTGGTGTCGGCGCCGAGGTCGCGGCCATCACCGAGGCGGCGATGCGCGGTGAGCTGGACTTCAAGGAGAGCTTCCGGCGTCGCATGGCGTTGCTCAAGGGGTTGGACGAATCCGTGCTGGCCGGGATCGCCGAGCGTCTGCCGATCACCGAGGGCGCCGACCGGCTCATCGCCACGCTCAAGCGGCTTGGCTACAGGGTGGCGATCCTCTCGGGCGGCTTCACCTATTTCGCCGAGCATCTGCAACGGCGTTTCGGCATCGACTATGTCTACGCCAACCGGCTCGAATTCAGGGACGGTAAGCTCACCGGCGAGGTCTCGGGCGAGATCGTCGATGGTGCGCGCAAGGCTGAACTGCTGCGCGAGATCGCCGCGCGCGAGGGCATTCGGCTGGAGCAGGTGATCGCGGTCGGCGACGGCGCCAATGATCTGCCGATGCTGGCCATCGCCGGACTCGGCATCGCTTTCCACGCCAAACCCATCGTTACCGAGCAGGCGCGTCATGCCATCGCGACGGTCGGACTCGATGCCATCCTCTATCTGCTCGGGATGCGCGATCGGGATGTGGAGGCCTTGGCCTGA